Within the Falco rusticolus isolate bFalRus1 chromosome 17, bFalRus1.pri, whole genome shotgun sequence genome, the region ggcagggagcagagaccACTGGGAGTGGGGAGATGGGATGCGGGGACTGCAAAGAGGGAAGGAACTGGGCGGGGTGGGGTTGGGTGTGTATGTGCTGTTATTTCTAGCATTGCTCCCCCACAAGCTGCTGGAGCTTGGGGAGGTGGCAGTGGGCTGTCACGGCTGGAAGGGCACATCAGCCCTCCCCAGGGACCTGTTATCGGTGACATGGGGTACATGGGCCAGCACACAACCCCATGGGAGCCTGAGCCTCCAGTATCCCTGTGCCGCTCCTGTGTTGTCGTCCCTGACCCTTTCCCCTCACTTGGCCCACAGCACTGGTGCTCCCCCACCATCCCTCATCCACCCCatgccccagctctccctgccctgcaccttTCTCAGGGTCTCCTGCCTTCTTTCCTCACCACAAGGAATAAATCACCCTCCAGATCCAGCCTCAGCTCTCAGAGGAGGACCTGGCTGCCTTTAGGATGCTGGGAATCTTTTCCCAGGCCAGTGGGAGTTCATTCAGGAAAGCTGTTTGGGGCTGGTGGCTCTGGACTCTGAACTTCTGAGGCTTGATGTTCCCCCTCTCCACCCTGCACCCCTCCATGCTCCCACCCAGACACCTTGCCCCTGAGATGGGTCTTGAGAAAGGACCTTCAAGGGGGTTTGGGGTCTTGGCTGTattaaaaagccccaaaatTCTCCATTTTTCCACCAAAGGTAAAGGCTGCAGTCATGCAGCAGAGAGCTCTGAGCATCAGGATGCAGATCCAGGTTTGCCAGCCACCTCCACACGGTCCCCATGGCCGGGTTAACACCAGCATCGCTGACAAACCCAGCAAACAGTCAGGAAAACATCCTTTGTTCAGTCCCCTCCAGTGGAAAGCAGTAACACTTGGGCTCCGAATCTTCTCAGCCTCCAAAGACAAGCTTTTCTTTGAGGGCCAGGGGGAAAAATCAATCTAGCAGGCTCCACTTCCCGCTTGGAGAGCTCTGGAGAgaccagcccagccccggcgtGCTCCCCAGCGGCAtcagggagggagcagagcccagccggagcacagctctcctcctcctcctcctcccttggCACTGGCCCATTAGGAAAGAGGGTTTTGTCGATCAGCTCAGCACATTAGGAAATGAAACAGGCTGTGCCCAGAAGCTTCCCCGGGGGTCCATTAGCACCGGCAGATCCTTCCTGCAGCCCAGTGGGTCCCAGAGGATGCTTTTGCTGGCGATTTCCTCCCCGGGCGCAGGGGGAATTGTCTGGGACAGGGTGCCAGCAGTGCGGGTGCATGGGGGAGGGAAGAGTGACCTGCCGCTGTGGGTGCGGGGTGCTCACATGTAAGGTGGGCTGCTGGAGTGACGTGAAACCTCCCCTAGATATGCGAGTTGAACGTGCAGGCATGCTCCAGGTTGCTAATGCACTTCTTGGCTTAGCATCAACCCCCAGAGCTCCAGGATCATGTCTGAGGTCTCTGCACCCCCCCGGGGCGTGGGGTGGGAGACAGGGTGAGGTTCCCCAGGGCACATGCAGAGAAACCAGTCCGTTAACACATCTATCAGGACAAGCTGTTACCAATTGCCAGGGAAGGGAATGAGGAGCATCATGTCGTCTCAGTATGGGTGCTGCCACCCCACACGGAGCAGCCAGCCCCCAGGCAGAGCATCTCACCTGTGTTTAATTCTTTCCTGTGGTTGCTGTCTCTTCCACAGGTATAAGAGTGTGGTGACACCCCGGCGGGCAGCAGTGGCCATCGCTTGCTGTTGGATCGTCTCCTTTCTGGTGGGACTCACCCCTATGTTTGGCTGGAACAACCTGAACAAGATGCGGAGGACTCAGGAGCTGAATGGCAGCCACACGGAGTTTGTCATCAAGTGCCAGTTTGAGACGGTCATCAGCATGGAGTACATGGTGTACTTCAACTTCTTCGTTTGGGTCCTGCCTCCCCTGTTGCTGATGCTGCTCATCTACTTGGAAGTCTTCAATCTCATCCGCAAGCAACTCAACAAGAAGGTCTCCTCCAGCTCCAACGACCCCCAGAAGTATTATGGGAAGGAGCTGAAGATCGCCAAGTCATTAGCACTGGTCCTCTTCCTCTTCGCGCTCAGCTGGCTCCCTCTGCACGTCCTCAACTGCATCACCTTGTTCTGCCCATCCTGTGAGACACCACACATCCTCACCTACATCGCCATCTTCCTCACCCATGGCAACTCGGCCATGAACCCCATTGTCTACGCCTTCAGGATCAAGAAGTTCCGGACAGCCTTCCTGCAGATCTGGAACCAGTACTTCTGctgcaaaaccaacaaaaacgCCAGCACCACCACGGCTGAGCCGGGCAACTAGGGGCTgggagagagcagaggaggGTCCTCCGTGCCCAGCCCACATGGGGCCATCTGGCCACTGTCCCTGCTGTCAGGGGAAAGGGTAGAGAGGACCGGGAAGGCTGGGTTCACCAGCCCTGTGCAATCCAAACAGCCGtgtcccccagctgccccaggaggTTATTTATTCACAAGCATCGTACTGTTTTGATATTGTAGCCTGCaatgttcctttctttttttttttttcctgtttgtttctgtttttcatttttttaagggTTGCCAAGTATTTAAGGAGAAATTGTACAGACAAAGACGCAGTTTATCTTCATGCAAATAAAGTAAATGATAAAAACCACCCAGGAGGTCCTCTGCCATTGATGGAGAGAGACCTCTAGCTCCTTGGAGCGTGGCAGTTGGTGATGCGGGGAACACCTCATACCCTGGCCCCTGCATCCATGGACCCGTGGAATGGCAGTGAAGCTGCTGGGAATTGGGAGAGCCCAGGGCAATGTGgtttctgcagctctgaagcTGGGAGCTTTCAagctctttctttcccccacGGAGAGGTGAGCTGGGCTGAGACATGGGAAGAGATAGGAAAAGGCACCCCGTGGCAATGCCAGCACGCCCAGGGTGACGAACCCACCATCCCCACAGAGCAAAGAGTCGTTCTCCAACTCACAGATACCAGGGAGGTAGGTAGAGGGGAAAGGAAGCCTTTAAGCATAACCCCAGGGTACTCTGCAAGAAGTACCCTTCGCTGCCCCGATGGCTCCCCAcggagcccagcagcacccaccagccCTGCAAGCTACACCCAgacagctgtgtcccctccatgTGTCGTTTCTCTCCTTTCACTTCAGCGTTGAGtcatttctccctcttttctcctgcctgccttctgtgGAAGGCAGTCACAAGTatctcccagcccctgccccgtgTCCCCCATGTCACTCCCTACCACCCTCCCTGTGCAGCCAAACCCTTTTGACCAAACCTTGGTGGCTGATGCAGCCACCTCCACGgcccaggggagcagaggggcaccTGCACCCCCCTGGGGCCAagcagggagggctgcaggcCACCGTGGCCATGCTGATGCTGCCACAGGGCCACTTCCCCACCCCGCATCCCTGCCTTAGGTATGGCCGTGAGCAGGGTGTATTATCGGTTACTTTTGAGGAGATGGACCAGTGCTGGGTTCATggttggactccatgatcttaaaggtctttaccaacctaaacagttctatgagtctatgatcACCCCCACCCAGCTCAGTGGTCCCTATGGATGCTGGCAGCTGCACTGCCAGTCCCTGATCTACAGCAGGACCTTTTCCAGGGCCAAAGAGGTGGTGGGAAGAGTTAATTTGAGGTAATTGTTATTCCTTTCTTATCAGCATCCCTTGTTCAGCACTCTCCCATTGGAAACACACTTCCTATGACCCTGGCCCTGTCCCAGAAGGGTCGTTGCCCCTTGGACGTCACCAGTCACCAACTGACAAAGTGACTGCAGCGACAAGTtcctgcaggggctgggaggtggtgcagggaggaaaaggaccttGGAAGGGTGAGATTTATGGGTGGCTTGTTAGCTGGCTATGGAAAGCAATGCTGTGCACATGTAGCATATGTTGGGTGTCCCCTTtgcccactgctgcagccagctctgtttAGCGCGGAGGGGGTTCCTCTGTTTCTCTGGAAGGAGGAGGACGGCAGCAAAGAGAGGAGATGCGGGGCTCAGCCTCCCATATTTTGCAAGGGCATCAATATATTGTATCCAGGCTCCTGGCTCAAACCACACTGGGCAAaactggagcagagcagaaaagcaataGCAAGGACAGGAGCAAATCCTTCCCTTGGGCCTCATCGCAATGGAGGGGTCCTGAACACCCTCCCAACCTCCTTGATGTGAGGAACCCAAAATCATTAGTGCctgaggatgctgcagctccaggctAGTGCAGAGAGGACCTCCCTACCTCGTGCCCACAGTCCCTTTGCACAGCAGTAGCCTGGCCCCGAATTAGGGCTGCTGTTTACCGAGCACAGGTCTGATTCCCACTCGCATCTTATTCCTGCAAGAGGCTGCTTTCCTGGAACTGATGCCTTTGCCTGATCCTTGCTAAGGTGCCCAGAAACCTGACAACTGGGATGCtcataaataaaaaggcatgtgaatgctttcagaaaaaaacatctagTGGATTTTTCCACTCCATGCTCTCTGGACCTTTCCCTAGGAGAGCTCACTAAATGTGGATGCTGTTACCCACCCCAGTCCCCTGTGGGGTTACAAACACAGTCTTTGCCCCGTAGGATCACATTAAGAGTCTGGAAAGGGCACAGCATGCAGCATGACACAGTcttggagctgctgcttccccctgcGTTAGCAACCCCCCCGCTaacacagcccagccccagcccctgtccCCCAAAGGCTCCCACTGGCCCAAGCCACATGCCAAAATGCCAGGGACGTCAAGGGGGCCAGGACATCCCCAGCAGTGCCCGAGGGCAGGTGGGAGCGTGCCAGGGGAAGAGCTGCTCTCCACCTGCCAGACAcactgcagcctctgcccaCTGCCACCACTAACCCCAACCACCTCGGTAAACCAGCCTGACCAGCAGCTGGGGTAAAAATTAATCCGACAATGCCCTCTGATGGTGGAAAGGATGGCTGGAGTGGACAGTGCGGAGCCCCTGGGAACAGCAGTATCCCCACAGACTTCATCCTGGGCATGACTGGGGTGACTGGGGGCACGCAGggacaaagcagagctgcaggagtgATGCTGCGGGGAAGGGACAGCTTTCAGCTATGGGCACTGCCTGGCTTTGCTCTCCAGTGGCACCAAGGGCTGGGCTCGGATCTGCAGATGCCCAGGCTGGATCTGCACCCAcgccagcagtgccagcacctGCCAGGATATGCCTCGCTCAGGGCAGGGTCTGGCCCCATGGCCAAGCTGGCAGATGGGGAAGAGAGCTCCTGCccttgcccaccccagccccagagggatgctgtgctgcaggagggggtACGCCAAGCTGCTGACCCCTGGCTAACGATGTGCTTAGTCAGTTTGATGGATCTGTCTGGGCTCTCTGTTAATAAACAGCATCTGACCTGAGCTGTCTCAGAGCTGTACGGAGTCATCTTTATGCACACAAGCTACCAGTAGCTAACAGGGaccatccctcctcctccagatAACACATCGGCACATCCTGCCCCTGCTGTCTCATGCTGTGGGGAAGGGATGCTGGTGGCAGCATCATTGCTATGCTAGCATGGATAAAGAAATTGTACTTCCATGAAGAAGCATCAACATGCCACAGTTTTGATATTGCTTTTTCCACCCCCCAGCCAGAATTATTCTCCAGCAAGAAACATTTCCCCGTCCTTCTCCTTCCCGTTGTTGGGTTGCTACTGGTTTAATCATCTTCATATATTCTTCAGAAAGCTGGTCCtttcttttcaagctgaaaAGCCATCCTCAGTTTGATTGGATGATTATATGAACCTGGAGCATACCTGGCAGCTCTCTCCCCTCTACCTCCCCCACCCAACACCCCCACAAGGAGCAGGACAGAGcggtttgggcttttttattaGGACCAAAGCCCCTGAGATGGGCTTGTTTCCTTGTCACAGCTCCTACAGGGGACCATGCCATGGCAGGCTGAGgtacagcccccccccccccccccgccaagaACTGCCAGGGAGGGGCAGGCCAGCAGAGACCATGGCCAGAAGCATCACCACATGTCATGCtaccacacagcagctgcagcatccaCCTGAGTAAAGGGATGAGATCTGAGTCCTGCAAGGGCATTGCTGCCAAGAGAGCAGTGGTGAGGGATGAGATGGGAAACCACATCCCAGCTACAGCTGTAATGGAAGACAAACCCGGCCCAGCTCTTCCAccctctcccaccccaaaaaacTCAGGTGCAACTGCTTTAGCTCTGCTTTTCCACCCCGCAGTCCCATTTCACACCCCTTTATACCTGCCCCCAGTACCTACACCCCTCATGTGCATCCAGCCCCTGATGCCCCAGGTCTCTGAGCCCTGTCTGCAAACTGGAGCTCTGCTAGCCATGCTGCCCCTGCACCTGCCAGGCACATCAGTCTCCACGGGCATGTTTTTCCTCCTGGCCATATTCACAGCCCTCCCTCCACCTTGCAAAAGGGCAGGTTTCTCTCAGGCTCCGCACCCGTttttcccaccccaccagtgcaTCTCCAGCCATGGGATGATGGAGACCTGAGACTGGGGCTCCGTCAGCAGGTGACAAGGGCTAATTCAGGACACTCAACCCACCTCAACCCCGATGAAGTGATCcaccctccccctccttcccacagccCCAACCCAGACCTACCTTGCTCTTCTTCTTGTGCTCTGATCTGTCCTCACTGGGGCACTGCAGGAGAGCACAGGAGATATAAACCCCCTGAACTTCCCTCGTCTTACTCCACTTTTGGCTACCAAAAGCAGGCCAGGGTATAACCAACTTATTCATGTGCACACGTACCAACACGCACCTACACACACCACcctcacacatacacactccAAGCAATCATGCACATCCCCATCActgcctgctcctggccagCTTGCCCACAAGATCCCAGCCTGGGTGACTCCCAGGTGCTTGGTGTCCCCAGCACAACCAGCAGCTCATCCTCCTGGCAGACTTCACCGTGCTGCCTGCACGGCTGCGCTGACAGCCCTACCTGCAGGGCAGCGTGGTCAGGGCTGGCTGGGTCAGTGCTCACTGCATGGGCTGGGagccctgccaccagctgccacAGAGCCAGCACCAACCCCATGCCGTGCTGGCAGCCCTGTGGCTCCAGCAGGGACCGAGGATGCTGGGCACCTGCCGGATCAGAGCCCTGCCTGCGTGAGAAGTAGGGCAGAGCATGTCTTGGGGCAAGCATGTGCTGGGAAGCCACGGAATGAGAAATAATAAGTGTGACACGTGTCTAAGGACACACTGCCACTCAAGGAACATGCATGTAGTGTGTGGGCATGCATCCTCCTGCATGCCAAGGAGGGTGTGCAGCATGCAGAGGCAGCATCTGCAGGGAGCAAAGCAGGGCACCCGCATgcaagggctgggctgggcgcTCTGCTGAGGCAGGGAAATGTGAGCTGGGAGCTCTAGGCAGGATCCTGAGGCATAAATCAGAACAACCCAGGTGCAAGTGGAGGGCGTTCAGCagagcccccacccccaccccacccctggcTTGGGACACAAGTGCTGGTAGGCACAGTGAGGGACAAACGACTGTCCCAGCCTCCGCCAGCACCTCTGGTCCTCTGGCTCTGGAATTTCTGGTTTCCTCCCCATTTATTGGCCATGAATGAAGGCAAGCAATTTCAAGGTGTTTCAAGACCGATAACCCAAGAAGCCCaaagctccagctccagccccatAGGGCTGCCCCATGTCCTTGGGCTTTACCATCACCAGGATCAACACAGAACAGGGACAAACGACACCACCGTGAAAGtgagaacaggaaaagcagGCAAGGAGGCCTGCTCCTCTATCTCCTCAGCCAATTTTACCTTTCACATCAAGTTTGCAGTCTACTGAGGCTTCCCCCAAGGGGTTCACAGCTTTGCAGGTGTAGATGCCCCCATCGAAAGGGCTGGGCTTGCGGATTTCCAGGGAGCAGACACCCTGCTCGATCATCGCTATGTATTTGGGGTCTTCCCGTATCTCCATCTGATTTTTCATCCAGATGATTTTAGGCTGGAAGGCAAcaggatttgtttgtttgttaagacagggagagaaatgagaaatctAGCTGGCTCCAAAATGCAGCCACCTCCCTCTGCCGTGACCCTGCCTGAAGCTGGTGGCCATGGTGGGATTCATAGTCAGGAGTTCGAAGAGCTAAACTTCCCATTTTTGAGCCCTAAGCACTGCTCCACAGTTCCTTCCCcagtgcagaaagaaacaagacatGGCTTGAATTAAGACCTGTCACCCATCTCCATGCTTATGCTTATGTTTATACACTCCAAACCCACTCAGAATTGCCCTCTAACCTCATCCAGCCCTAACCCAACATGACCCACTGtctcccagcacctccagccaccctgcagcatccccactGGTGGCTGCCCAGGGGGGGAACCACTGACCTGGGGGAAGCCCCGGACGCAGCAGAAGAGATGTGTGCTGTAGCCCCGGGTCGTGGTTCGGTCTGTTAGGGGCTGGGTGAACTTTGGAGGCTCCATCATGTCCCGTTGGGGGATCTTTTCTGGCTGGTAAACAgtttctaagaaaataattaagtctAGGCTGAGGCAGAGCTTGGGCTCCTGGGCTGACCAGTACATAGTCACAGGAATTCAGCCCAAGATACGCCAAAATGTTTCTGCTCCCTCACAAAACAAGCCAGACAGCATCTAGCCCGACCCAAGGACCTGGCCttcagctcagcccagctctgtCTATAGATCCCTTCTCATCCAGCCATGTCATGTTAGTTCCCAGTctctgcaggggacagggaagaTGCCAGTCTGCAAACCATCACTGCAATGCATGCTACATGCGGCTTGCCAGATACAGGCCAGACACCTCTCTGGATCTCCTACTCCATCCCCAAAATTCAGGGCAGAGAAGTAGGAGCTGGAGATAAGCTCTGCAAGTGGCAGAGACCCCAGCTCACTATGTGCTACCATGGAGCAGGATGGAAATAGCTGGAGGGAGAATGGGGCTGAGGGATGCTGGTTTGGAGGTTTGGCCCCGAGATGGACCACTGCACGGGTGCCTTCCTCTGCTGGCCCTGAGCTGTGGGGTTAAAGCCAGGGCTGATCCTcacccctcccagctcctgctttgaTTCCGTCCCAGGAATTTCCATGCCTTGATCCCACCTATGGGGCTGACCATGGCACAAGTCTTCCTTGGAGGCAAAAGGAGGTGTAGAAGGAGGGCAGAGGACCTCGCCCTCAGGGCTgcacagcctggggacagggacctgCCTTGGCATCAGCCCAGCAGCATCACCACAACACCGAGGAAGCCCCACTAGCCCAAATGGGCATAGGACCCCTCTTGCCCATCAGCATCCCCCAACCCCTTAGCCAGAGCCTTGTCCCTACTTGTCTTCTGGATGTGGGCCACTCCAGAGGCGACAGCCGCCTTCTCGCTCAGTCCACAGGCGTTTTCCGCGAACACCCGGAATGAGTAGGTATTGCCGATGATGAGGTCGGAGATGGTGCAGCTGGTGCGGGTGCAGCGCTCCAGTGCTGTGAACCATTTctgggaggaggggagtgaAAAGAGTGGTGAGGAAAGGCAGGCTGTCCAAAGGATGTAGAAGGCATGTGGGGAGACAGGGGTGTGCAGCTGCTCCACTCCCACCAGGACATCCCCAGCACCAGGACACAGGAGTGCCCAGACTCACCCCACTCTTCTTGTCTGACTTCTGCACCCTGTAGCCCTTAATGTCGGAGTTGCCATTGTCCACTGGGGGGGTCCACTCCAGCGCCACATTAAAGCCCCACACATCCACCAGCTTCAGGTTCTGGGGGGGGCCTGGTGGCTCTGCAAACACAAACCCTCACAGGGTGGCATCCTAATTTGCTCCCCCTGCATTCTGTGCCTTGACCACCCCTTGCACCTCACTTTTAATCTCTTATCACCCTGTTGCAGCACACGAGGGATGAGAAGCTGCAATGGGCATGGGTGGCAGAAGCCCTGcatccccaggcagaggagTTAATCTCCATGACACTGCAGAAGATCCCGTGGAAGAGGGACACCAGAATCCCCTGCCTTGTTGGTAGccctgtcccatcccacccAGAGCAAGAGCTATCCCCAGCCAAGGGGCAGAAATGAGCCCCAGGGTGGCCCTGCAGGGTCCCATCCCCAACCTTACCGATCACTCGAATGTCCAGGGTAGCCTTGTCCTCCGCTCCATTTACCCGCACGGCAAGCTCGTACTTGCCCGAATCGCTGCGCTGCGCGTTGCGGATGTAGAAGATGGTGTCACTCTCCAAGTTGCGGATGTTGATGCGGCTGGTGTCCAGGGGCTGGTCACCCTTGGTCCAGAT harbors:
- the ADORA1 gene encoding adenosine receptor A1, which produces MAHSVSAFQAAYISIEVLIALVSVPGNILVIWAVKMNQALRDATFCFIVSLAVADVAVGALVIPLAIIINIGPQTEFYSCLMVACPVLILTESSILALLAIAVDRYLRVKIPVRYKSVVTPRRAAVAIACCWIVSFLVGLTPMFGWNNLNKMRRTQELNGSHTEFVIKCQFETVISMEYMVYFNFFVWVLPPLLLMLLIYLEVFNLIRKQLNKKVSSSSNDPQKYYGKELKIAKSLALVLFLFALSWLPLHVLNCITLFCPSCETPHILTYIAIFLTHGNSAMNPIVYAFRIKKFRTAFLQIWNQYFCCKTNKNASTTTAEPGN
- the MYBPH gene encoding myosin-binding protein H, which produces MTGKTAPPATDPAPAAPKEEPVPAPAAEEPPAPEQPPAPADESASVPTPEATPAPEEGPPAPPAEPQAPAPEPKLEKPKAEPPSSPLSLAVEGVSENSVMLTWKAPEQTGQSGLDGYVVEICKDGSTDWTAVNEEPFLSTRYTIQDLNSGDKVHVRVKAVSASGASVPATLEQPVLIKEILQLPRIRVPRHLRQTYVRHVGDAVNMMIPFQGKPQPEVIWTKGDQPLDTSRINIRNLESDTIFYIRNAQRSDSGKYELAVRVNGAEDKATLDIRVIEPPGPPQNLKLVDVWGFNVALEWTPPVDNGNSDIKGYRVQKSDKKSGKWFTALERCTRTSCTISDLIIGNTYSFRVFAENACGLSEKAAVASGVAHIQKTKTVYQPEKIPQRDMMEPPKFTQPLTDRTTTRGYSTHLFCCVRGFPQPKIIWMKNQMEIREDPKYIAMIEQGVCSLEIRKPSPFDGGIYTCKAVNPLGEASVDCKLDVKVPQ